A segment of the Mustelus asterias unplaced genomic scaffold, sMusAst1.hap1.1 HAP1_SCAFFOLD_1467, whole genome shotgun sequence genome:
GAAaaaatgttcattagaatcatagaattgctgcatcttatcagCCATCCCTGAGCCTTCATAATGAATCCCTCTTCTCAGGAtacccttatctctgacttgtctgtactgctggcagtctcacaaagcagctgcctgtgtgctgatacgggaggccctgctcggacagtttaatgctccatgactgtgtctttaaagaatgttccatagaaactagaattgactGATTTGAATTTTGATCATGTACTGAATTGTGATGTTTTTCTTAAATTGAATTACAGGATattagatgaggagaaatcacagacagaaatctAAAATGTCAGATCtggatctgacagagtgactcgattccttgggacctgaatatcatcaggctctgaatctcgaaggagaaatgtttgcctGGTCTATCAGCTtcagaagattttaaacatcagtgtgacgggaaatgcactgagacacacacagccaagtgagagtgttccagtgaactgagtgtggaaagagctttaaccagttacacagcctgaaaatacatcgcagcattcacagcagggagagactgtacccgtgttctgtgtgagatttaactgattgtttaacctggagagtcacaaggacacccgcaccatggagaaaccatggaaatgtggggactgtgggaggagatacAGATTCCCATCGTATctcgaagctcatcggcgcattcacactggagagaggccattcacttgcccttggtgtgggatgggattcagtattgtatccaccctgcagagacaccaacgaattcacactggggagaggccgttcacctgctctcagtgtgggaaggcatTCGCTCACGCATCCACCCTAcaagcacaccagcgagttcacactggggagaggccattcacctgcactgtatgtgggaagggatacactcaattatccagcctgcagtcacaccagcgagttcacactggagagagaccgttcacctgctctcagtgtgggaagggatttggtcATGCAGCCaccctgcaggcacaccagcgagttcacactggggagaggccgttcacttgctctgtatGTGAGAAGGAGTTCACTCAGCTATCTAGCCTgcaggtacaccagcgagttcacaccggggtgagaccattcacctgctctcaatgtgggaagggattcaatgatttatatGCCCTGCaaacacatcagcgagttcacactggagagaagccattcacctgctctcagtgtgggaagggattcactcagttatgcaACCTGcatacacaccagcgagttcacactggggagagaccattctgctgcactcaatgtgggaaggtatacagagattcatccaccctgcggacacaccagcgagttcacaccggggagaggccattcacctgctctgtgtgtgagaagggattcagagtttcatccagcctgctgagacaccagcgagttcacaagtgattccaggggttggattctgctgttacaaTTCAGCTCTCAAATACGTCCAGGACTgcgttttgttcattctcacagatgGTCAACCGGTCGCACgattttgcctccagtgggctgatgctctttgattcTTGCTGCTAAAAGCCTATTTTCAGATTTCAcatggatcacagagtgacagggtgttgagAAGTTCAGAGatgtttagtcagcatttctgtttgaaaccccccccaatgcccatccaatttcctttgtaattgtttattgtctccacttcctccaccctcgtaggcaatGAGTTTCagctcattaccattcgctgcatcaaaatattcttcctcacgtccctgtcccccctgcatctctgacccaaaaccttaaatctgtgtccccctcgtccttgtcccattagctaatgggaacagcttttctttgtccactttatctaaacctgtcagaatcttgtccacctctatcaaatctccccacaTCCaagggggaacaaccccagcctgacatcgacaataaagaacaaactaacagaatatgttaatacctgaaaccaaatgagaatgtttaatttctgtgttAAAGATTTGGACTGTAAGAGTGAATTAATGGATTTGGTAAACGGGGGATagatttaaccccccccccctccccctccttcattAGAGTAAAATCACAGGCTGGTCAATTGCTAATACATCAAGGTGCTGACATCAGGAGGCTTGCCAGCAAGGTTGTTTACTTTCTAGAAAAACGGACCATTTTCTCACAAACTTTTGAGTGAAGGTTTAAGAACTAACCTACGTCGGCAAGATTGGAATTTTAAATGTTCTGTGTATTGAATAACTGTGTAagctgtctgtatctgtgacttgGAGCTGGGAGTTGTATTAGAGTGCTATCTCTGTGATTACTCTGTTCGAGAGCTGTGTCAGAGCTGTGACTTTGAGCTGTGAGAGCTGTATCACAGGAGGGTGCTCCTCCAGAGCTTTCTCTGGGGTAGTTCCCTCTGGGCTTGAAGCATGAATACACTATTGTAACATGTCCCTGGGTCTCCTGTGGTTAGTTGTAAGAAATACAGGACAATaagggaattggaataactccccttgggtgtggttgaatggaatatatcaatctggtttcCACCTAcattctagtgaaagtctggaatgtgtcgatgggatgaataagttgatcactttctctTGGTGATATTTACATCTTTGTTCATGAACTTTGTTTTAAggaaatccacatttgaaagcccggcCACTACATGAAACATCCATCACagggggagataagaaagacagacactcactttggTCATTTCATGagcacatctgagagttaagaatgtgtgacatgattttgggataccggagtgagtgtgcagatgtgatttgttacatgtgaaaaatagcaagcctaaattcatggtgagatggagtgaagagcgggtcccaaacacacacagctacttgagacacagcaggagatgaaatggttaatgtggccagggcattgagacaacattgtgacatcatcaaggcattgacacacactccagagagaaactgagttcaaaacaatcaggatccaattaaacacactgcacatgctcacacagtgagtgaaattacagtaaaatggataatattctagattgggacaattaagggattgggagaaataatactgaataagaactgtccacaacttggataggggtaaagagagctggagaatcttttacatccatgcttgatctgttgcttgaacCATCTGTCCTTATG
Coding sequences within it:
- the LOC144488327 gene encoding uncharacterized protein LOC144488327; its protein translation is MEKPWKCGDCGRRYRFPSYLEAHRRIHTGERPFTCPWCGMGFSIVSTLQRHQRIHTGERPFTCSQCGKAFAHASTLQAHQRVHTGERPFTCTVCGKGYTQLSSLQSHQRVHTGERPFTCSQCGKGFGHAATLQAHQRVHTGERPFTCSVCEKEFTQLSSLQVHQRVHTGVRPFTCSQCGKGFNDLYALQTHQRVHTGEKPFTCSQCGKGFTQLCNLHTHQRVHTGERPFCCTQCGKVYRDSSTLRTHQRVHTGERPFTCSVCEKGFRVSSSLLRHQRVHK